One Methanobacterium sp. genomic region harbors:
- a CDS encoding DUF268 domain-containing protein: MLEKIFFKSVDIIKPLINVDPMESPLTGDRCIEYPYVIRKLIKLDKEYKYVLDVGCFASPLTSIIKEMDFEVDGIDLNKKLPYDGINYINGDFILYPFSSIYDVCVMCSTIEHIGLEGRYNSPNYIDGDIKAIKKARDILRHNGILILTIPYGEEKIIYPLHRVYNKNSKLFKEIKSHFEIIDAEYYKNNSENVFVKCEENEAREVKPSGRNYALGLFCLKKKT, encoded by the coding sequence ATGTTAGAAAAAATATTCTTCAAAAGTGTAGATATTATTAAGCCTTTAATTAATGTCGATCCAATGGAAAGCCCATTAACAGGTGATAGATGTATTGAATACCCTTATGTAATTAGAAAGTTAATTAAGTTGGATAAAGAATACAAATATGTTCTTGATGTTGGTTGTTTTGCATCTCCATTAACTAGTATTATTAAAGAAATGGATTTTGAAGTTGATGGTATTGATTTAAATAAAAAGTTGCCTTATGATGGAATAAATTACATCAATGGTGACTTTATATTATACCCATTTTCTTCAATTTATGATGTTTGTGTAATGTGCTCCACTATTGAACATATTGGTTTGGAAGGCCGTTATAACTCACCTAATTATATTGATGGAGATATTAAAGCTATTAAGAAGGCAAGAGATATCTTGCGCCATAATGGGATTTTAATTCTTACTATACCTTATGGTGAAGAAAAAATTATATACCCACTGCACAGAGTTTATAATAAAAATAGTAAGTTATTTAAAGAGATTAAATCTCATTTTGAAATTATTGATGCAGAATACTATAAGAATAATTCTGAAAACGTTTTTGTTAAATGTGAAGAAAATGAAGCCAGAGAAGTCAAACCCTCTGGACGTAACTATGCATTAGGCCTTTTCTGTTTGAAAAAGAAAACATAA
- a CDS encoding glycosyltransferase family 2 protein, with the protein MKHVPHVTIIIINWNNWKDTIECLESLYQIIYPNYQVILVDNASDDGSMEKIKKFCEGKLNIKSEFFDYKFDNKPIFFHCLLEKELKSFKHENIDKLNYKKDILVIKNEDNYGFARGNNIGVEFALKNFKSDYILLLNNDTVVDKNFLTELVKIGQKNEKIGFLGPKTYYYDNGGRKDIISFAGGLLNLYKGMPKVLGYQEIDRGQCDVVSTVDYVEGSCILINKEIFEKIGFLDTSYFAYWEEADLCKRGFEIGYKSVYVPKSEIWHKVSTSFNNSSRLYYYSRNKIKFMKKNAGRIEYVSFLLYFFGYGFWITNCCYFYSALKEKEGFERNKSFIKGVFKGWICY; encoded by the coding sequence ATGAAACATGTTCCCCATGTAACTATAATTATTATTAACTGGAATAATTGGAAAGACACAATAGAATGTTTGGAATCACTATACCAAATAATTTATCCCAATTATCAAGTTATTTTAGTTGATAATGCTTCGGATGATGGCTCAATGGAAAAAATAAAAAAATTTTGTGAAGGAAAATTAAACATAAAATCAGAATTTTTTGATTATAAATTTGATAATAAACCTATCTTTTTTCATTGTCTGTTAGAAAAGGAATTAAAATCATTTAAACATGAAAATATTGATAAATTGAACTACAAAAAGGATATTTTAGTCATTAAAAACGAGGATAATTATGGATTTGCCCGTGGAAATAATATAGGGGTTGAATTTGCCTTAAAAAACTTTAAAAGTGATTACATACTCCTTTTAAACAACGACACTGTTGTTGATAAAAATTTTTTAACAGAATTAGTAAAAATTGGACAAAAAAATGAAAAAATAGGCTTTCTTGGCCCTAAAACTTATTATTATGATAATGGGGGAAGAAAGGATATAATTTCATTTGCTGGAGGGTTATTAAATCTTTACAAAGGCATGCCAAAGGTGTTAGGATATCAAGAGATTGACAGAGGTCAGTGTGACGTGGTAAGTACAGTTGATTATGTAGAAGGGTCATGTATTCTTATAAACAAAGAAATTTTTGAAAAAATAGGCTTTTTAGATACAAGTTATTTTGCTTACTGGGAAGAAGCGGATCTATGTAAAAGAGGATTTGAGATAGGTTACAAATCTGTTTATGTTCCAAAATCAGAGATATGGCATAAGGTTTCAACGTCTTTCAACAATTCTAGTAGATTGTATTATTATTCCCGTAATAAGATCAAGTTTATGAAGAAAAATGCAGGTAGAATTGAATATGTTTCGTTTTTACTGTACTTTTTTGGATATGGGTTTTGGATTACAAATTGTTGCTATTTTTACAGTGCATTAAAAGAAAAAGAAGGTTTTGAGAGGAACAAAAGTTTCATTAAAGGAGTGTTTAAAGGGTGGATCTGTTATTAA